The window CGGTCATCACCGCCGTCGGGACGGCGGACGGGGAGCCGAAGTCGAAGCGGAACCGGCCGGGCTGGTTCTCGGAGCCGGCCTGGGCGGCCGTCGGGCCGAGGGCGTCGCGCAGCGCCTGGTGGGTCAGGTGCGTGGCGGAGTGGGCGCGGGCGATGGCCTTGCGGCGGCGCGAGTCGATCGAGGCGTGGGCCCTGGCGCCGACGGTGACCTCGCCGACCTGGACGACGCCCTTGTGGACGTACACGCCCGGGACCGGCTTCTGGCAGTCGCGCACCTCGATGACGGCGCCGGAGTCCACCTTGATGCGGCCGGTGTCGCCGATCTGGCCGCCGCCCTCGGCGTAGAAGGGGGTGCGGTCGAGGACGATCTCGACCTCGTCGCCCTCGGTGGCGGCCGGGGAGGAGGTGCCGTCGACGAGGATGCCGACGATCGTGGACTCGCCCTCGGTGTCGCTGTAGCCGATGAAGTCGGTCTCGCCGGCGGAGTCGGCGATCTCCCGGTAGGCGCCGAGGTCGGCGTGGCCGGTCTTCTTGGCCCGGGCGTCGGCCTTGGCGCGCTCCCGCTGCTCCTTCATCAGGCGGCGGAAGCCGTCCTCGTCCACGGAAAGGCCCTGTTCGCCGGCCATCTCCAGGGTGAGGTCGATCGGGAAGCCCCAGGTGTCGTGGAGCAGGAAGGCCTTGTCGCCGGAAAGGACCTTGCCACCGGCCTGCTTGGTCTCGGTGACGGCGGTGTCGAGGATGTTGGTGCCGGCCTTCAGCGTCTTGAGGAAGGCGGCCTCCTCGGCGAGGGCGACCTTCTCGATCCGCTCGCGGTCGGTGACCAGCTCCGGGTACTGCTGCCCCATCATGCCGATCACCACGTCGATCAGGTCCTTGACGACCGGACCGGTGGCGCCGAGCAGGCGCATGTTGCGGATGGCGCGGCGCATGATGCGGCGCAGCACGTAGCCGCGGCCCTCGTTGCCGGGGGTGACGCCGTCACCGATGAGCATCGCGGCGGTGCGCATGTGGTCGGTGACCACGCGCAGCGACACGTCGGAGTCGTGGGCGTCGCCGTAGGCGACACCGGTGAGCTCGGTGGCCTTGTCGATGACGGCCATGGACGTGTCGATCTCGTACATGTTCTGCACACCCTGCAGAATCATGGCGAGCCGCTCCAGGCCGAGCCCCGTGTCGATGTTCTTGCTCGGCAGGTCTCCGAGGATCTCGAAGTTGTCCTTGCCGGTGCCCTCGCCGCGCTCGTACTGCATGAAGACGAGGTTCCAGATCTCCACGTACCGCTCGTCGTTGACGGCGGGGCCGCCCTCGACGCCGAACTCGGGACCGCGGTCGTAGTTGATCTCGGAGCAGGGGCCGCACGGGCCGGGCACGCCCAT of the Streptomyces sp. NBC_01788 genome contains:
- the alaS gene encoding alanine--tRNA ligase, which codes for MESAEIRRRWLSFFEERGHTVVPSASLIADDPTLLLVPAGMVPFKPYFLGEVKPPFPRATSVQKCVRTPDIEEVGKTTRHGTFFQMCGNFSFGDYFKEGAVKLAWELLTAAQDKGGYGLEPEKLWITVYEDDDEAERIWHEVVGVPKERIQRLGKKDNFWSMGVPGPCGPCSEINYDRGPEFGVEGGPAVNDERYVEIWNLVFMQYERGEGTGKDNFEILGDLPSKNIDTGLGLERLAMILQGVQNMYEIDTSMAVIDKATELTGVAYGDAHDSDVSLRVVTDHMRTAAMLIGDGVTPGNEGRGYVLRRIMRRAIRNMRLLGATGPVVKDLIDVVIGMMGQQYPELVTDRERIEKVALAEEAAFLKTLKAGTNILDTAVTETKQAGGKVLSGDKAFLLHDTWGFPIDLTLEMAGEQGLSVDEDGFRRLMKEQRERAKADARAKKTGHADLGAYREIADSAGETDFIGYSDTEGESTIVGILVDGTSSPAATEGDEVEIVLDRTPFYAEGGGQIGDTGRIKVDSGAVIEVRDCQKPVPGVYVHKGVVQVGEVTVGARAHASIDSRRRKAIARAHSATHLTHQALRDALGPTAAQAGSENQPGRFRFDFGSPSAVPTAVMTDVEQKINEVLARDLDVHAEVMGIDDAKKQGAIAEFGEKYGERVRVVTIGDFSKELCGGTHVHNTAQLGLVKLLGESSIGSGVRRIEALVGVDAYNFLAREHTVVAQLQELVKGRPEELPEKISAMLGKLKDAEKEIEKFRAEKVLQAAAGLAESAKDVRGVAVVTGQVPDGTTPDDLRKLVLDVRGRIQGGRAAVVALFTVNNGKPLTVIATNEAARERGLKAGDLVRTAAKTLGGGGGGKPDVAQGGGQNPAAVGEAVDAVERLVAETAK